From one Desulfuribacillus stibiiarsenatis genomic stretch:
- a CDS encoding ATP-binding cassette domain-containing protein encodes MSQNIIEVKQLVKSYDDFAAVKGISFEVERGEIFGFLGPNGAGKSTTINMLCTTVKPSDGTALVNGYDIVKDQSKVRESIGIIFQENSLDIKMTAKENLMLHCRLYAVPKKEREHRIDLLLKIVELNDRKDKMVEFFSGGMKRRLEIARGLLHYPKVLFLDEPMVGLDPQTRARIWEYIKMLKEEHGTTIFLTTHYMDEAEVCSRIAIIDHGEVIAIDTPANLKQSVGGDVVELGTENNQHAIIELKQKYSIQAVDKDGLVSFQIDQGTQQISSLIKELETPIVTLNLRRPTLNDVFLKLTGRQIREEELTEKDIMRERMRRGRH; translated from the coding sequence ATGAGTCAGAACATTATTGAAGTTAAGCAACTGGTGAAAAGCTATGATGATTTTGCGGCCGTAAAGGGGATTAGCTTCGAAGTGGAGCGGGGCGAGATTTTTGGATTTCTTGGCCCTAATGGAGCAGGGAAAAGTACGACTATTAACATGCTATGTACAACTGTTAAACCTAGTGATGGTACTGCCCTTGTGAATGGATATGATATTGTTAAGGATCAATCGAAGGTCCGCGAAAGCATAGGAATCATTTTTCAAGAAAATAGCTTAGATATTAAAATGACGGCAAAAGAGAACCTCATGCTCCATTGCCGTCTTTATGCTGTTCCCAAAAAGGAACGAGAGCATCGGATTGACCTGTTGTTGAAAATAGTGGAATTAAATGACCGCAAAGATAAAATGGTAGAATTCTTTTCCGGTGGGATGAAAAGGCGGTTAGAAATTGCACGCGGGTTACTCCATTATCCGAAGGTATTATTCCTTGATGAACCAATGGTAGGACTAGACCCACAGACTAGAGCACGAATCTGGGAATATATTAAAATGTTAAAGGAAGAGCACGGAACAACAATCTTTCTAACAACCCATTATATGGATGAGGCAGAAGTATGTAGTCGAATTGCAATCATTGATCATGGCGAAGTCATAGCAATTGATACACCAGCAAATCTTAAGCAATCTGTTGGTGGAGATGTGGTGGAACTAGGGACAGAGAATAACCAGCATGCGATAATCGAACTTAAACAAAAATATTCAATTCAGGCAGTAGACAAGGATGGGCTTGTATCATTCCAGATTGATCAAGGCACACAACAAATTAGTTCACTAATTAAAGAGTTGGAGACGCCAATTGTTACACTGAATTTACGCCGACCTACATTGAACGATGTTTTCTTGAAGTTAACAGGAAGACAAATTCGTGAGGAAGAATTGACCGAGAAAGATATCATGCGAGAACGGATGCGTAGAGGAAGGCATTAA
- a CDS encoding ABC transporter permease, whose amino-acid sequence MEAIYGIWYRDVIKFLRDKPRLFGALAMSFLFLIVFGSGLGGAMRSMMAVGGSTVTFDYAQYMFPGILAVTILNTSIFSALSVVQDKEYGYFKEILVSPIPRVFIVLGKGLGGTTVAVMQSLVMFIFAPLIGLKVTLLMVLQIIPVMFLLALTLSGVGLFLASTIQSSTGFQVIVQLLIFPMLFMSGAFFPLTGLPRWLELAVIFNPLTYAVDVFKKIILQLDQMPRELVEAMGLELQVFGYTVSIWQEIAMIVIVGIVFISLATRNFVRNT is encoded by the coding sequence TTGGAAGCAATCTATGGCATATGGTATCGTGATGTAATTAAGTTTTTAAGAGACAAACCACGCTTGTTCGGGGCTTTAGCAATGTCATTTTTATTTTTAATCGTATTCGGTTCTGGACTAGGTGGGGCGATGCGCTCGATGATGGCCGTTGGTGGGTCCACTGTAACCTTTGACTATGCACAATATATGTTCCCTGGGATTCTGGCAGTAACAATATTAAACACATCAATATTCTCAGCCCTATCAGTTGTACAAGATAAAGAGTATGGGTATTTTAAAGAAATCCTGGTATCGCCGATTCCGAGGGTATTTATAGTGCTTGGCAAGGGGCTGGGGGGAACAACAGTTGCTGTAATGCAAAGTCTAGTGATGTTTATCTTTGCTCCCTTAATCGGATTAAAGGTTACACTGTTGATGGTACTACAAATCATACCTGTCATGTTTTTGTTAGCGCTTACTTTATCAGGTGTAGGATTATTTCTAGCAAGTACGATTCAATCTTCAACAGGATTTCAGGTTATAGTTCAACTATTGATTTTCCCAATGTTATTTATGTCAGGGGCCTTCTTTCCATTAACTGGATTGCCTAGATGGCTAGAACTAGCAGTTATTTTTAACCCTTTGACTTATGCGGTCGATGTGTTCAAGAAGATTATACTGCAGCTGGATCAAATGCCTCGGGAACTAGTGGAAGCAATGGGACTCGAGCTACAGGTATTCGGATATACCGTATCGATTTGGCAGGAGATTGCGATGATTGTGATTGTTGGTATTGTGTTTATTTCACTAGCGACTAGAAATTTCGTTCGTAACACATGA
- a CDS encoding BsuPI-related putative proteinase inhibitor, translating into MRVKNKIGKLLIGTALVSSMLFGCEVEPDKAIVVTTPGSETNQEHQKPVVGIVAGELESDATISIGQDGIVRVVYALKNQTEQEMELVFPSGLKADYIVYDETGKQVKQFSEDKMFTMAIETMILKQGEDLVYTFEIEGLGKGKYTIKLFLNVADTPAEIVKEFTIE; encoded by the coding sequence ATGAGGGTGAAGAATAAAATTGGGAAGCTATTAATAGGGACAGCATTAGTGTCTAGTATGTTATTTGGGTGTGAAGTCGAGCCGGATAAAGCAATTGTGGTAACAACCCCAGGTAGTGAAACTAATCAAGAACACCAAAAGCCAGTGGTCGGGATCGTTGCAGGGGAATTAGAAAGTGATGCGACGATTTCTATAGGACAAGATGGAATTGTTCGCGTTGTGTATGCATTGAAAAATCAGACGGAACAAGAAATGGAGCTTGTGTTTCCAAGTGGATTAAAAGCAGATTACATAGTATATGATGAAACTGGGAAACAAGTAAAGCAATTCTCGGAAGATAAGATGTTTACCATGGCCATTGAAACAATGATCTTAAAGCAAGGGGAAGATTTAGTTTATACTTTTGAGATTGAGGGTCTAGGTAAAGGAAAATATACAATTAAACTGTTTTTAAATGTTGCAGATACTCCTGCTGAAATTGTAAAAGAATTTACGATTGAATAG